In one Streptomyces sp. T12 genomic region, the following are encoded:
- a CDS encoding PASTA domain-containing protein, producing the protein MRVPKLVGLMAMDAREAAKSHGLLLNAPDRPDFHLTVVDYVVRQYPQPGAEVPRDSLVYVWFDFGEGEGGGGVREPRIPWPPTGGLERELDEPGDPYPVVSSA; encoded by the coding sequence GTGCGTGTACCGAAGCTCGTCGGACTGATGGCCATGGACGCGCGCGAGGCAGCGAAGTCGCACGGCCTGCTCCTCAACGCACCGGACCGGCCGGACTTCCACCTCACCGTCGTCGACTACGTCGTACGCCAGTACCCCCAGCCCGGTGCCGAGGTGCCGCGGGACTCTCTGGTCTACGTCTGGTTCGACTTCGGCGAGGGTGAGGGCGGCGGAGGCGTACGCGAGCCACGCATCCCGTGGCCGCCGACGGGCGGGCTGGAGCGCGAGCTCGACGAGCCAGGAGACCCGTACCCCGTCGTCAGCTCTGCTTGA
- a CDS encoding GNAT family N-acetyltransferase encodes MNRALPVVRLRVPTDEDAVAWHRVFAHPDVMEFHGGRAAGLSVYEELTARQRRHDAERGFCLWTMLDENEQVIGFTGAQPWERAWGPTGEIEIGWRLGREHWGKGYVTSAAQVALERVRAAGVPSVVAMVDARNERSIAVTRRLEMRLAEVFTTPDARQRGHCYRLDL; translated from the coding sequence GTGAACCGAGCTCTCCCTGTCGTACGGCTCCGTGTCCCCACCGACGAGGACGCCGTTGCCTGGCACCGGGTCTTCGCCCACCCGGATGTCATGGAGTTCCACGGCGGCAGGGCCGCGGGGCTGTCCGTCTACGAGGAACTCACCGCCCGCCAGCGCCGGCACGACGCCGAGCGCGGGTTCTGTCTGTGGACCATGCTCGACGAGAACGAGCAGGTCATCGGCTTCACCGGAGCCCAGCCGTGGGAGCGGGCCTGGGGGCCCACTGGGGAGATCGAGATCGGCTGGCGGCTTGGGCGGGAGCACTGGGGCAAGGGGTATGTCACCTCGGCCGCGCAGGTGGCGCTGGAGCGGGTGCGGGCGGCCGGGGTGCCGAGCGTGGTGGCGATGGTCGACGCCCGCAACGAGCGGTCGATCGCGGTGACGCGACGGCTGGAGATGCGGCTCGCCGAAGTGTTCACCACACCGGATGCGCGGCAGCGGGGGCACTGCTACCGGCTCGATCTGTGA
- a CDS encoding geranylgeranyl reductase family protein, with the protein MTEPLSSPLSENTADVIVVGAGPAGATTAYHLAKSGLDVLLLEKTEFPREKVCGDGLTPRAVKQLVAMGIDISEEAGWLRNKGLRIIGGGVRLQLDWPDLASFPDYGLVRKRDDFDEQLARQAQKAGARLYERCNVGAPIIDDRTGRIIGVHAKLGEEKREVTFHAPLVVAADGNSTRLSLAMGLHRREDRPMGVAVRTYFTSPRHEDDYLESWLELWDRRGPGEDRLLPGYGWIFGMGDGTSNVGLGVLNTSDSFKELDWREVLKAWCASMPEDWGYTPDNMTGPIRGAALPMAFNRQPHYTKGLLLVGDAGGLVNPFNGEGIAYAMESGQIAADVIVQAHARSTPAGRELALQRYPRVLKDTYGGYYTLGRAFVKLIGNPKVMKIAAQRGLTHPLLMKFTLKLLANLTDPTGGDAMDRIINGLSKVAPKA; encoded by the coding sequence GTGACCGAGCCCCTCTCCTCACCCCTCTCCGAGAACACCGCCGATGTGATCGTCGTGGGCGCGGGGCCGGCCGGCGCCACGACGGCGTACCACCTGGCCAAGTCCGGCCTCGACGTCCTCCTGCTGGAGAAGACCGAGTTCCCGCGGGAGAAGGTCTGCGGTGACGGCCTGACTCCGCGCGCGGTCAAACAGCTGGTGGCGATGGGCATCGACATCTCCGAGGAAGCCGGCTGGCTGCGCAACAAGGGGCTCAGGATCATCGGCGGCGGCGTGCGCCTCCAGCTGGACTGGCCCGATCTCGCCTCCTTCCCCGACTACGGCCTCGTCCGCAAGCGCGACGACTTCGACGAGCAACTCGCCCGCCAGGCCCAGAAGGCAGGCGCCCGCCTCTACGAGCGCTGCAACGTCGGCGCCCCCATCATCGACGACCGCACCGGCCGTATCATCGGCGTCCACGCCAAGCTCGGCGAGGAGAAGCGCGAGGTCACCTTCCACGCGCCGTTGGTCGTCGCCGCGGACGGCAACTCCACGCGCCTGTCCCTGGCGATGGGCCTGCACCGCCGCGAGGACCGTCCGATGGGCGTGGCGGTCCGCACGTACTTCACCTCCCCGCGCCACGAGGACGACTACCTCGAGTCCTGGCTGGAGCTGTGGGACCGCCGCGGCCCCGGCGAGGACCGCCTCCTGCCCGGCTACGGCTGGATCTTCGGCATGGGCGACGGCACGTCGAACGTCGGCCTGGGCGTGCTCAACACCTCGGACTCCTTCAAGGAGCTGGACTGGCGCGAGGTCCTGAAGGCCTGGTGCGCCTCGATGCCGGAGGACTGGGGCTACACCCCGGACAACATGACCGGCCCGATCCGCGGCGCCGCCCTGCCGATGGCCTTCAACCGCCAACCGCACTACACCAAGGGCCTGCTGCTGGTCGGCGACGCCGGCGGCCTGGTGAACCCCTTCAACGGCGAGGGCATCGCCTACGCCATGGAGTCCGGCCAGATCGCCGCCGACGTCATCGTCCAGGCCCACGCCCGCTCCACTCCCGCAGGGCGTGAACTGGCCCTCCAGCGCTACCCGCGCGTCCTGAAGGACACCTACGGCGGCTACTACACGCTGGGCCGCGCCTTCGTGAAGCTCATCGGCAACCCGAAGGTCATGAAGATCGCGGCCCAGCGCGGCCTGACCCACCCGCTCCTGATGAAGTTCACCCTGAAGCTCCTGGCCAACCTCACCGACCCGACGGGCGGCGACGCGATGGACCGGATCATCAACGGGCTGAGCAAGGTGGCGCCGAAGGCCTGA
- a CDS encoding demethylmenaquinone methyltransferase, translating into MTRASLNKQPHEVASMFDDVAERYDLTNDVLSLGQDRVWRKEVAKAVDARPAQKVLDLAAGTATSSLPFAQTGAYVVPCDFSLGMLQVGKKKHPWLPLTAGDATKLPFKDDTFDAVTISFGLRNVQDFDAALREMYRVTRPGGRVVICEFSHPTWAPFRTVYTEYLMRALPPVARAVSSNPDAYVYLAESIRAWPDQPALAERLRKAGWSKVAWRNLTGGVVALHRGFKQS; encoded by the coding sequence GTGACCCGCGCTTCCCTGAACAAGCAGCCGCACGAAGTCGCCTCGATGTTCGACGACGTGGCGGAACGGTACGACCTGACGAACGACGTGCTGTCGCTCGGCCAGGACCGCGTGTGGCGCAAGGAGGTGGCGAAGGCGGTCGATGCCCGCCCCGCGCAGAAGGTCCTCGACCTGGCGGCCGGCACGGCCACCTCGTCCCTGCCCTTCGCGCAGACGGGCGCGTACGTCGTCCCCTGCGACTTCTCCCTCGGCATGCTCCAGGTCGGCAAGAAGAAGCACCCGTGGCTGCCGCTGACGGCGGGCGACGCGACGAAGCTGCCGTTCAAGGACGACACCTTCGACGCGGTCACCATCTCCTTCGGGCTGCGCAACGTCCAGGACTTCGATGCCGCCCTGCGTGAGATGTACCGGGTGACGCGGCCCGGCGGCCGGGTCGTGATCTGCGAGTTCTCGCACCCGACCTGGGCGCCCTTCCGCACGGTCTACACCGAGTACCTGATGCGCGCCCTGCCCCCGGTCGCCCGCGCGGTGTCCTCGAACCCCGACGCGTACGTCTACCTCGCCGAGTCGATCCGCGCCTGGCCCGACCAGCCGGCCCTCGCCGAACGCCTGCGCAAGGCCGGCTGGTCGAAGGTGGCCTGGCGGAACCTGACGGGCGGCGTGGTGGCCCTGCACCGGGGCTTCAAGCAGAGCTGA